TTTTTCGCAGCCCCTGGATGGATTGCGCGCTGCAGCGCAGATGATGCACTCCATGGATGATTTCAATGGCCGTCTGCGCGAGCTGGGCTATTCGCTGGGATTGAAGATCGGACTGAACGAGGGACCCTCGCTGGCCGTAAACAGCAACAGCGCCATCGACTACTTCGGTCAATCGGTGAACATTGCCGCACGCGTGCAGGGCCTGGCCAGCGCCGGCGAAATCTGGATCAGCGAGAGCGTCTTCCAGTCGCCAGGCATTGCCGAACTGCTCGACGAGCGCGGCTACCAATCACAGCGCGTGGAAGCGACGCTGAAGGGCGTGGGCGGCGCCGCCATTGTGCATCGCCTGCAAAAGACCGGCGGCGCCCCGCAAGAATCGGCGGCAGCCTGAGGGCCGTCAAAGATCCGACGCTTGCGCCGCAGGCAATCGCTGGCGCCATACTCGCCAGGCCAGGTAGCACAGCAAATTGTAGAGGGCGCGAATCAACTGTAGCGCCAGCAGGACAGCATAGAACCAGTAGTAGCCGCCGGCCTCCGGCGCAATCGTTTGCTGAGCGCGCAGCTGCAAACTGAGATCAAGAACAGCGCGCAACAGCAGCGAACCGCAATGCACGCTGACAAAAAACAGCGCGCCGGCATAAACCCAGAGGCCAGGCCGCTTGCCGCGCAATAGCAGCAGCTGGCCGGCCACCGTGGTCAGCAGAATCAGGAAGGCCAGCCAGTGCAGCGGCGTCATTTCGCCGCCGGGATAGAAGTAGGGAAAGATCTCCTGAAAACTCAGGGACTGCTGGCGGTATTCGGCGATCGGGCTGAGCCAGAAGTAAAAGGCGTGGCGCAGCACAGGCTCCAGAAGCAGCAGCAGCCAGACCAGCGCCAGGTCCAGCCACGACAGCAGGCGCAAGCGCGCCTCAATTGCGCCGGAGAGGCTCAGCGGGCCGTTCTCCCTGAGAAGCAAGCCGCCAGCGCGGAAAAATTCATATAGTCATACTTAGCAAACGGAAGATTGGCCGCGGGACGGGCCGGGCGAGCTTGTAAAATCATCAATGTCAACAACTTGCGCAGTTTATGGCGCAGCGGCCACAACAGCGCAGATCGAAGGCCCCGCTGCGGCGAGAAAAAAAACGAAATAATGGTTTGCATCCTGGAGTCACAATCTTAAAAAAATGGAACCTGGCGGTCCGTGTGCTTTATGGAAGATGATCTGGAAGAGTCGCAAGCGTTGCAGCTGGAGGAGTTCCCTGGCGGCCTGGTGGTGCGCTGTCTGGAGTCGGAGGTGACCATGTTCATCCTGCCGGACATTCGGATGACCCTGATGGAAGCGCTGGCCAGTCAGCCAAAGGCAGTGATTCTGGACTTCGCCGAGACCTCCTTTCTGGACTCCTCGGGCGTTGCGCTGCTGTTCAAGCTGCAAAATGACATCCATAAATATGGCGGCCGCTTTGCCGTCACTGGATTGCGCAGCAGCCTGCGACGCGTACTGGCCGCTGTGATTCGTAACAACGAAATCCACCTTTTCGATACGCTGGAAGACGCAAAACGCGAGCTGGCCAGCTGAGCGCAGTTCTATGCTCAGGGACGCCGCAAATGCCAGGCGCGCGGACGAACAAAAGAACGAATGCCCTCAAGGCCCAGCGTAACGCCCATGCCGGAATCATTGCGTCCGGACCACGGCAAGCGCGGACTCACACGATCGCAGCAATTCCAGTAAACCGTGCCATAGTTAAGTCGCGATAGAACAGCCTGGGCGCGTTCGCCATCGCCGGAATAGACGCTGGCCGTCAGACCGTAGCGCGAGTCGGCCATCAGGCTCATGGCCGCGCGGTCATCCTTGACCGGCGCAAGGCCAATGATCGGGCCAAAGCTCTCTTCGCGCATCAGTTCCATCTGGTGATTGCAGTTCGCAAAAACTGTCGCCTCAAAAAAGTAGCCGGGGCCCGCGCCGCGCTTGCCGCCCTGCAGCAGGCGCCCGCCAAGTGCGGCGGCGTCGCTGCTCTGCCGTTCCAGTACGCCAAGCTGTCCCTGACGGGCCACCGGACCGATGTAAGTTTCCTCGGATAGCGGGTCGCCCATGCGATAGGATTTTACTTCGGCGCAAAAGGCCTCCAGAAAGCGATCGTAGATCGACTGCTGTACGTAGATACGCTCCACGGAACAACAGCTCTGTCCGGTATTGTAGAAGGCGCCATCGGCAATGGAGGCGGCGGCGGCGGCAATATCGACATCGTCGCAGACATAGACCGGATCCTTGCCGCCCAGCTCCAGCTGCAGGCGCGTAAAGCGCCGCGAGCAGATGTCGGCGATGGCGCGACCGGTTTTGTATGATCCGGTGAAAAAGACGCCGCCCGTGGGGTATTTCAGCAATTCCTGTCCGGCAAAACCGTCGCCAATGATTGGGATCAGAACCTCGTCGGGCACGCCGGATTGATAGAGCAATTCGGCGATGGAAAGGCCGCTGAGCGCCGCAAATTCGGAAGGCTTATAAAGCACCGTGTTGCCGGTAAGCAGCGCCGGAAGGATAACATTCAGGCCCACAAAATAGGGATAATTCCAGGCGGAGATGCAGCTCACCACGCCCAGCGGATCATAGGTGATGCGTTCTTCGGTGCGACCGTCGGGCGCCTCAGCGGCGCTGAGCGCCGTTTCGCCGCGCAGTACGCGATCGACGTGATCGACAAAGAAGTCGATGCGCCCCAGCACGCTTTCCAGTTCGCCGCGCGCTTGACGGATGGGCTTGCCCATTTCCTCGCTGAGCGTGCGCGCCAGCAGCTCGCGCCTGTCGACCAGTAGCTGCCGGAATTTGCGAACCATCTGTTGGCGGCTGGCCAGGCTGGTGGCCGACCACTCCAGCTGGGCGGCCATGGCGCGATTGTACTTCTCAATGATCGAACGGGAATCATCGCATTCCAGTTCGGTGATGAGTTGTTCGCTAGCGGGATTGACGATGCGAAGCAGGCGCGCGGCGCTCATCCAGAAACTCCTGGATATGAGACGAAAGCAGCGCTCGCTTTCGATGCGCTGCGACGCGCTTTCGCCGATTTCAGAAATTCGCCAAGCAAGGGCGCGGCCGGCAGCAGCTCACGCTGTTCGGTGCGCTGAAACTCCGGATGCCACTGAACGCCGCGCACCAGCGGCAGCTCGGCGCCTTCTGGATTGTGCGTCAGACGAATGGCCTCGATGATGCCGTCCTCGACACAGACCGCCTCGACCTGCAGATTGCGGCCCAGCTCTTTGATGGCCTGGTGGTGGATGGTAATGATCTCGCCGCCCTCGCGTCCGGGATAGAGGCGCGCCAGATCGGCCCCGGCTTCAAAACGAATGTGGTGGCGTAAGTTGTCGTACTGTCCGTGGTCGCGATGCAGACGCGCCTGCGGTTGTTGGGTGGCAATGTCCTGGTAGAGACTGCCGCCCAGCGCCACGTTGAGCAGCTGATGACCGCGGCAGATGCCCAGGATTGGCTTGCTTTGCGCCAGGAAGGCGCGCACCAGTTCGATTTCATAGAGATCGCGAAAGCGGTCGCCGCTCCACTCCGGACGCAGCGCCGTTTCGCCATAGCTCTCCGGCGCCAGATCGGAACCGCCCTGCAGCACCAGGCCATCAAGCTCCGCTGCCAGGCGCTGCGCTTTGAGATCGGCATTGCTGGTGGGAACCATGATCGGCAACACGCCCTGGCTGGCGACCCAGTGGACCATCGACTCTTCCAGGTACAGCAGACGCTTGCCCTTGAAGATGTTACGCTCCGGGTCCGGATGAAAGAAGGAGGCGCTGATGCCAATGCGCAGGAGCACGTCGCTCATACCCTTCCAGCAAGTTGATCTGCTGCGCCGACTGCTACGCTTTTTTCTTCAGGCCGCAAAAGCCTTGCGATACAGCTCTTCAAAATCGGCGCGCGAGACGCTGCGCGGATTGAGCGGATGGCAGCCGTCGGCCAGGGCCACGTCGACCAGCTCGTTGAGGCGCGTATCGTCAAGTCCGTGGCTGCGCAGTCCGGCCGGCATTCCCACCGTCGCCTTGAGCTCCTTCAACCAATCCACAAAGCCGCCAGCATCCGGACGCCGCGCTCCGACGGTCCTTGCCATCCAGGCAAACTCTTCTTTGGCCGCCGGCAGATTGAACTCCATGGCGTAATCGATCATGATGCCGTTGGCCAGGCCGTGGTGCAGGTCGTAGACTGTCGAAAGGGCATGAGCCAGGGAGTGCGTCACGCCCAGGCCCTTTTGAAAGGCGACGGCGCCCATCATCGAAGCGTTGAGCATCTGGCCGCGAGCCAGGAGGTGCTCCGGCGTGGCCGCGACGTGAGCGCGCGCAAAGTCGACACAGGCCGATAGCGAAAGCGAAGCCAGTCGCAGGCCTTCCATGGCAATGCCGTCACACAGCGGTTGATAGCCGCGGGCAATGCGCGCCTCCACCAGATGGGTCACGGCATCCATGCCGGTAGCGGCGGTGACGCCGGCCGGCAAGGCCACAAGCAGCTCCGGATCGGCAAAGACCTCCAGCGGCAGCAGTCGCGGCGAAAAGATGATCTTCTTACGATGGCTGCTATCCTCGGAGACCACTGCACTGCGGCCCACCTCGCTGCCGGTGCCGGCGGTGGTAGGAAGGGCAAAGAGCGGCGGAAGGCGCT
This genomic stretch from Leptospirales bacterium harbors:
- a CDS encoding STAS domain-containing protein is translated as MCFMEDDLEESQALQLEEFPGGLVVRCLESEVTMFILPDIRMTLMEALASQPKAVILDFAETSFLDSSGVALLFKLQNDIHKYGGRFAVTGLRSSLRRVLAAVIRNNEIHLFDTLEDAKRELAS
- a CDS encoding aldehyde dehydrogenase family protein, encoding MSAARLLRIVNPASEQLITELECDDSRSIIEKYNRAMAAQLEWSATSLASRQQMVRKFRQLLVDRRELLARTLSEEMGKPIRQARGELESVLGRIDFFVDHVDRVLRGETALSAAEAPDGRTEERITYDPLGVVSCISAWNYPYFVGLNVILPALLTGNTVLYKPSEFAALSGLSIAELLYQSGVPDEVLIPIIGDGFAGQELLKYPTGGVFFTGSYKTGRAIADICSRRFTRLQLELGGKDPVYVCDDVDIAAAAASIADGAFYNTGQSCCSVERIYVQQSIYDRFLEAFCAEVKSYRMGDPLSEETYIGPVARQGQLGVLERQSSDAAALGGRLLQGGKRGAGPGYFFEATVFANCNHQMELMREESFGPIIGLAPVKDDRAAMSLMADSRYGLTASVYSGDGERAQAVLSRLNYGTVYWNCCDRVSPRLPWSGRNDSGMGVTLGLEGIRSFVRPRAWHLRRP
- a CDS encoding gamma-glutamyl-gamma-aminobutyrate hydrolase family protein, producing the protein MSDVLLRIGISASFFHPDPERNIFKGKRLLYLEESMVHWVASQGVLPIMVPTSNADLKAQRLAAELDGLVLQGGSDLAPESYGETALRPEWSGDRFRDLYEIELVRAFLAQSKPILGICRGHQLLNVALGGSLYQDIATQQPQARLHRDHGQYDNLRHHIRFEAGADLARLYPGREGGEIITIHHQAIKELGRNLQVEAVCVEDGIIEAIRLTHNPEGAELPLVRGVQWHPEFQRTEQRELLPAAPLLGEFLKSAKARRSASKASAAFVSYPGVSG
- a CDS encoding iron-containing alcohol dehydrogenase encodes the protein MVRYNFPTVIHFGVGARRNCAAALQQRNCLRPLLVTDQALAKLPIVEEFSALLRAAGQSLAIYDGVIGNPVKSQVDLGVAAFRAHQSDCIVAFGGGASQDVAKAIALMAAHPGDLFDYEDGLPGARPVDQRLPPLFALPTTAGTGSEVGRSAVVSEDSSHRKKIIFSPRLLPLEVFADPELLVALPAGVTAATGMDAVTHLVEARIARGYQPLCDGIAMEGLRLASLSLSACVDFARAHVAATPEHLLARGQMLNASMMGAVAFQKGLGVTHSLAHALSTVYDLHHGLANGIMIDYAMEFNLPAAKEEFAWMARTVGARRPDAGGFVDWLKELKATVGMPAGLRSHGLDDTRLNELVDVALADGCHPLNPRSVSRADFEELYRKAFAA